The Nostoc sp. PCC 7524 nucleotide sequence GAGTTAAAGGCGTTTAAATTGGCTCAACAAGTTTGTCATGCAGATGTGGTTACATATAAACAACGGGAAACAGATAAATCCTTTTTAGATGACTTACTGCAAAAACCAAATTTAGATGATGCTATTTTTGTGATTAGCTGGGGATTTGATATAGCTAAATTAGCGGTCAAACTCCAATCATATAATGTTGTTTATCATGCTCATAGCGCGGGTTATAAATTCCATTTACCTGCCAGTATTCCCATCATTACAGTCAGTCGCAACACAATGGGTTATTGGGGTCAAAAATCTCCCAACTCCTTGATTTATTATTTACCTAATGAAATTAGTCCCGATTTTAGGAATTTACATCTAGAACGAGATATTGATGTTTTAGTCCAGGCAAGAAAATCTTCTGATTATTTATTAAAACAATTAATCCCCGCTTTGCAGCAAAGATGTAAAGTAGAGGTGGTTAACTCCTATGTTGAGGATTTACCTGGATTATTTAATCGAGCCAAAGTTTATCTGTATGACTCTGCGGAATATTGGGCGCAGCAGAATGTCAGCGAGGGTTTTGGGTTGCAACCAATGGAAGCTATGGCTTGTGGTTGTCAGGTGTTTTCTAGTGTCAACGGCGGACTTTCCGATTACTTAGATCCTGGATTTAATTGTTATAAAATTGCCGGTTATTCCCAGGAATATGATGTGCAAAGGATTTTGAAGGTGATAGACTCTACCATATCACCTAGTTTATCGGAAGATTTCTTTGCTGAGTATCGCTCTGAAAATATTATTAAGCGTCTAGGAATAATTCTGGCAGAATTAAACGAGTTTTTTGACCACAAACAGCATCATCCGGGTAATATTTCCAGTTTGACAAGAGGGCGTTTATTGCAGTTATTTATACAGAAAATTAATAGTAAATTTCGCAAGAAATACTTTCAGGGTTTGTAGTGCGGTATTAAGAGACTAGCAGATAAAAGAATATCCAAAATGTAGGGTGCGTCAGTATGAATAATTTCTTGGTTTAGTTAGGTTTTATCGCACTGACGCACCCTACTAACTTGTTAACTTGAGATAATTTTACAGAGGGCTAAAGCCCTTACTACAAACTTTACCAGTTGGCGACAGCTTGCGCGATCGCTTCCTTAGCTGCGGTTAACGATTTTTGACGTGCATCGTCACCCATATTGAGGTTCTCAGCGTGGATAAAGGTAATATCTGTCAGTCCGATAAAACCTAAAATAGCGCGAAGATAGGGTTCTTGATAATCGTAAGCAGCCGCAGGGGTTCCTGGAGAAAAAGCACCACCACGAGAGGTAATAATTAATACTTTCTTATTGCTATCTACTAGACCTTTATAGCCATTCTCATCAACTGTAAAGGTACGTCCGACGCGCACAATTTGGTCGATGTAAGCTTTGAAAGTTGAGGGGATATTTAAATTATACATCGGTACGCCAAAAACATAGCGATCGGCGGCGAGAAATTCATCAATTAAGTTATCTGACAACTTAATTACTTCATTCAGTTCTGGTGTACGTGCATCTGGGGGCGAAAAAGCAGCAGCAATCCAAGATTCATCAACATGGGGAACAGGATTATGACCTAAATCCCGGTAAGTGACGATATCGCCAGGATGAGTATCTTTCCAAGTTGTAATAAATTCATAGGAGAGGGCGCGGGAAATCGAACGTTCACCACGAGGGCTAGTATCAATGTGCAGGATATTCGCCATAAAAAAATTCCCCAAATACAGGCATACAAAACAAATTTATGGTCAAGTAAAAAACACTTGCCGAATAGACTTTAAACTATGTAAAGTTAATATGAAAAGTACGCACTTAAAAGTAAGGTACTTACTAAAAAGTAACTATGAAAGCTGAAGCAGAAAAAGATGATAGGCTAACTTGTGAAGTTGAAACCACGTTAAAAGTCATTGGCGGACGCTGGAAGGTTTTGATAATCAGAGCATTAATGTCAGGTGTACAAAGGTTTGGAGAATTGCAGCGAGCCTTACCTGGAATTACACAAAAAATGCTGACACAACAATTGCGAGAATTAGAAGAAGATGGCATTATACATCGACAAGTTTATGCACAAATCCCCCCAAAGGTAGAATATTCATTAACACCCTTGGGAGAAAGTTTACAACCAATTCTTTATGCCATGCACGAATGGGCTGTGAAACATTTTTATCAAAATAGGGAATAGATTTGCACTAATTTGTTTCAAAAATAAAGAGAGGATCTGATATTTAAATTTAGGTTAACCAAACGTTAATTAGTTTGGTTGGTTTGTAAATATTCAATTGCTGCTTCTAGCTTAGAAGTATAGCTTTCAGCAAATCTTTCAAACCAAAGTCCTTCAGGAGAGAATGAATCTAATTTTGCTAGCCAGTCTTGCGCTTGCTTGGTTAAAGCTTCACGCTGTTTGGCTTTGATTTGTTCTTGTCGAATCCTCTGCTGTTCTATTTCCTGCTGTTTTCTCAACTCCTCAGCCGCATCTTGAGCCACAAAATCAGCTTGCACTTGTGAGAGTAAATTATCAATTGAAGATGCTGACTTGCTGACAGGTGAGCTGGATGGTTTAACCACATTTGGCTGTGGCTGTTGTGGTTGAGGTTGTTTGTTATCGTATTCAGTTTTAATTTGCGCTAACAATTTGTCAATAGCATCCATAATCAATAGTCATTACTCATTACTCATTGGTATTTTTTCCTACTCCCCATTCCCCAATCCCCACTCCCTATCCCTAATCATTAATGGCATTAAGTAGCACTTCCGAGAGGCTGAAGTCTTCCATATCTTCCATTGTAATGGTGTCGCAGATATCAAATTTTGCTCCAGCACTTTGTAGTTCATCATCCAAAACTTTGAGGAAGCGCATAGCTTGCGGATCTTTTCCTACTTGGATGAAAGAAATGGCTAGTTCTTCATCCCTATCCATACGGCGAGAAGCTTCAATAATGACCTTCATTACTGCTTTGCGATCGTCTGGTTCGCCATCAGTAACCACTAAAATAGTTTCACCATTGGGTTTATTTTGACCAGATGCTTTGCGTTGAAAATAGTCATCGGTGGCGTGTTTCAACACAGCTGCTAAATCGGTGGTTCCAGAAGGATCATTTTCTAAAAAAATTTGACTTACCTTAGCCGCAGTGACATTTTCATATCTTTTGAATCTGCCAGAAAAGACATACACAGTAATACCATCTGGATCAAACTGTTCGCACTTACTCGCCAAGGCTAAAGTAGATTCCTGAGCAGTTACCCATCTATTTCTACCACCCTTTTGATCTGGAGTAGCCATACTGCCACTTTTATCAATAATTAGGGTGTAATCACGATTTTCTAACATAATGTAATTTTACTAATGACTATTGACTAATCAGTAACTGCATTCATTAACACATCAGTAAGACTCATATCTTCTAAGTCATTTAAGGTGATGGTGTCGCAAATATCGAATTTAGCACCCACACCTTGTAACTGGTCATCTAAAGCTTTGAGAAACTTAGTAGCTTGAGGATCTGAACCTACTTGAATCATAGAAATGCCTAATTCTTCATCACGATCCATTTGGCGTGTAGCTTGGATAATGACTTCAAAAACTGCTTTGCGATCGTCTGGTTCACCGTCAGTAATGACTAAAATTGTCTCGCCGTTGGGCTTAGTTTTGCCGGACGCTTTGCGTTGAAAGTAATTATTTACGGCATCTTGCAGGACACCTGCTAAGTTCGTTGTTCCGGCTGGGTCATTTTCGAGAAATATTTGGGCGACTTTGGCTGAGGTAACATCGTCATAGCGTTTGAATCTGCCAGAAAAGACATAAACAGTAATTCCATCTGGGTCAAACTGTTCACATTTTCTCGCTAAAGCCAGAGTTGACTCTTGGGCAATCTCCCATCTACTTCTACCACCAACTTGGTCAGGGGTAGACATACTACCGCTTTTGTCGATGATTAGTGTGTAGTCGCGATCGCTCATCATAGGATTCCTTAAATTACTACCCTGTGGTTCTAGTCTAGTCTACGTGTCTCATGTCTACGCAAGAGTTTTAAGCTTTTGTATTAATTTTGCTACTCAAATGCTGCTCCAACGGCATTGTTTAACCGCCTTTTAACAAATACACGTAGGGTGGTCAAAGCCCACCAAAACCCAGATACAATGGACAAAGCCCACCCTAGTATCTTAGAAGAAGAAGTAGATTATTGAAAATTCTTCACATATAGGACTTCCATTTGATTTTTGCGAAGCTAGCTAGGTACAAATTGAATAACCCTATTTTCTATTGCCTGACGGAAGCCTGTAACTTCAACAATCAACTTGGATTGCTATAGGTTAATTGTAATTTTTCTCTTTCACACTTTAATAAAAATAATATTTATTAGCAGCACTGCCTCTATTATTAAAGTTATGACTTAAGTTTTATTGCCGATATTCATTATTAATAATATATCGATTGTAATTGTGATTACAAATTAATAATTGATGATTGTTGCTATTGCACATTTAAATAATTTATCTATGCAATATACTAAAATAGCTAGAGAAGATACATTATAAGCTGCTTATTTTTGCTAATCAAAGTATTTTCAAAAAAAACTTATAATTATTTTTGACAACTATTAAAAAAATCCTTAAGCTAATAGATAGGACTCACCAAATCAAAAAACGACAGCAATTTTGTTAGGTAAATTAAAAATCGCTGTTGTAGCGTATCAGTATGAACAAATGAATTAAACTCAATCATTGACTATAAATAATAGCCTCACCCAATTTGGCAACAACAGGCTATCACTGGCATAACCGGACTGCGCCACGCACCTCTCATCCACAAATTCCGGTCATGAGTGAATGCCTATCTTGATGTGAGTGAATGTCAATCATTGGAGTTTAGCTGAGGCGCGGTATATATGTCTAGGAGAGTAGAATGCTTGATTATCTTACATCATTGAATGACCACAATTTACCTTACCCGGATACGATTCATCCCATCGTTGTACACTTCGTAATTGCGATGGTGTTGTTTGCTTTTGTATGCGATTTAATTGGTTATTTCACTGGTAAAACTCGTCTTTTTGAAGTCGGCTGGTGGAATATGTTTGTGGCTACTATTGCCATTTTTGTGGCCATTATTTTCGGTCAGTTTGAAGCTGGTTTGTCCAAACCCTACGAAGTGGCTAAGTCAGTATTGAATTTGCATACACTTATTGGCTGGTCATTGTCTGGAATTATTGCAGCAATTACAGCTTGGCGCTATGTCATCCGCGCTCGTAACCCACAGAAATTACCCTTCCATTACTTAGGCGTAGGGCTAATTTTAGTCGCAATTGTGGGCTTGCAAGTATATCTCGGTGATGAGCTGGTTTGGGTATATGGACTGCATACAGTCCCAGTTGTTGAAGCTGTCAAGGATGGTATTCTGCCATGAACTCAGAACTGATTGAACAATTAAATGTCCAACTAGGAGCTAACGGGCTACCTTACACAATTCCGATTCATCCCAACCTCGTACACCTGACTCTGGGCTTGTTCATCATTGGGATTACCTTTGATATCGTGGGCGTGCTGTTTCCCTTCCAACAATGGGTATTCAAGTTTTTGGGGATTACAGTAGAGCGCGATAACTTATTTGATGTTGGTTGGTACAACATGGTAGCTTCCACCGTCATTACCTTTTTTACAGTGGGAGCAGGCTTTTACGAAATGTTTTTAGCCACCCCAACCCCTGACATCAAAAGTGCTTGGGGATTACAAGCTATGCAAACCATGTTATGGCATGGGGTAGGCGGTGTATTCCTCTTAGGTTTAATTGCCGTCATGACTCTATGGAGAGCATGGCAACGCTACGTTTGGTCTATAGATGAAGATAGACAAGTGCAATGGAGCTATCTACTAGCCGGCATAGCCATCATGTTCATTATGTACATCCACGGCACCCTAGGGGCGCAACTAGCTGCTGAGTTTGGTGTACACAACACCGCCGATAGCTTGCTGCGATTGGGTGAAGACCTCAACAATGTACTTAAGTAACCCAATCAAGGAAGGTAGGATTTGTCACCATGAAATTTGGGAAGGTTTTAGGAGTTTTGACATTGGTAGTAGGCGCGATCGCTATTTCTGCTACCAGTATGTGGGTTGGTAAACAGGCTTACTCCTGGTTGCCCCCCCAAGCTGCGGCTGAATCTCACTTAATTGATGATCTATTCAGCTTTTTGGTTACTCTAGGTGCATTTATCTTCCTGGGAGTGACTGCCGTTCTCATGTATTCTTTACTTTTTCATCGCGCAGAAAAAGACGACTGGAGTGATGGCCCCCACATCGAAGGTAATATCACCCTAGAAGTAGTTTGGACAGCTATCCCCATTCTGTTAGTGTTTTGGATTGCGGGTTATAGCTATCAAATCTACGAACAAATGGGCATTCAAGGGCCAGCCACATTGGTACACCTGCACAATCCTATGGGTATGGAATCAGCCTATGCTGCCACCGAAGATGAAACCGAAGCGGTTGTAGCAGCACCCACCGAAAAAATTGATGTCATCGCCAAACAATGGTCTTGGGTGTTCCATTATCCCGAAAAAGATGTCACCAGCACCGAATTGCATTTACCAAGCGATCGCCGGGTACAATTAGCGTTGCGCTCAGAAGACGTACTACACGGCTTTTACATCCCAGCTTTCCGCCTCAAACAAGACATCGTTCCCAACCACACCATCGACTTTGAATTTACCCCCATCCGCCAAGGTCAATATCGTCTGACCGACTCCCAATATAGCGGTACATACTTCGCCACCATGGAGGCGAACGTGGTTGTGGAATCTCCGGAAGAGTATCACAAATGGTTAACCACAGCCTCCTCCCACATACCCATACCCGCCTACAATCAAGCGGCTGCTGAATATCATCAAAAAGCTACTCAGTCAGTCAAAACAGGCTGGGAAACCGTTGCACCTGCCGCCGCACCTGTGGTTAATTACCCCGGTTAAAAGGAACCTCACCCATGACAAATATCCCTATTGAAAGGCTAAATCTGCCTCTGGAGAAGCCTCACCACCCATCCCCCGGTGGCTGGAAAGAGTATTTCAGCTTTAGTACCGATCACAAAGTTATCGGTATCCAATACCTCGTTACCTCTTTTATCTTCTTTCTTGTCGGTGGCATCTTTGCCATGATCCTGCGGGGAGAACTCATTACCCCCGAAGCAGACCTAATTGATCGCACCGTATATAACGGAATGTTCACCATGCACGGCACTGTGATGCTGTTCTTATGGACATTCCCTTCCTTAGTAGGTTTAGCTAACTATCTCGTACCCTTAATGATTGGGGCGCGGGATATGGCCTTTCCTCGCCTCAACGCCGCCGCCTTTTGGATGGTTCCCGTCGTCGGGATTCTGTTGATGGCCAGTTTCTTTGTCCCTGGTGGCCCAGCCCAAGCTGGTTGGTGGGCTTATCCTCCTGTGAGTCTACAAAACCCCACAGGGCGCTTAATTAATGGACAAGTTATTTGGCTATTAGCAGTGGCGATTTCTGGTGTTTCCTCCATTATGGGGGCGGTAAACTTTGTCACCACCATCGTCAAAATGCGTGCGCCAGGGATGGGCTTCTTCCGGATGCCTTTGTTTGTGTGGGCAGTATTTAGCGCCCAGATTATCCAATTGTTCGGCTTACCTGCCCTGACAGCCGGTGCAGTCATGCTGCTACTCGACCTCACCGTTGGTACTGGCTTTTTCAACCCCAGCAATGGGGGTAATCCGGTGATGTTCCAGCATTACTTCTGGTTCTACTCCCACCCTGCCGTTTATGTGATCATTCTGCCCATCTTCGGCGTTTTCTCAGAAATCTTTCCCGTCTATGCCCGTAAACCCCTATTTGGCTACAAAGTAGTTGCCCTCTCCTCAATGTTGATTGCTGTAGTCAGCGCCATTGTCTGGGTACATCATATGTATGTTAGTGGTACACCTGCTTGGATGCGGATGATTTTCATGATGACCACTATGTTGGTATCTGTACCCACTGGGATTAAAGTATTTGCTTGGGTAGCAACTATCTGGGGTGGCAAAATCCGCTTGACTACACCCATGTTGTTTGCCTTGGGTGGCTTAATTCTGTTCGTCTTCGCGGGTATCGTCGGCATCATGCTGTCTTCCGTACCTGTTGATGTTCACGTTAACAACACCTACTTCGTAGTCGGACACTTCCACTATGTCCTGTACGGCACAGTCACCATGGGGATGTATGCAGCCATCTATCATTGGTTCCCCAAAATGACCGGACGGATGTACTCCGAAGGCTGGGGTAAAGTCCATTTCTGGCTGGCATTTATTGGTACTAACCTTAACTTCTTCCCCATGCACCCATTAGGATTGCAAGGGATGTTACGCCGAGTCGCTTCCTATGCACCAGAGTATGAAGGCTGGAATATTGTTGCTAGCTTAGGTGCATTCTTACTGGGTATGTCCACTTTGCCCTTCATCTTCAATATGCTGGTTTCTTGGATGCAAGGTGAGAAAGCACCTGATAATCCTTGGCGAGCCATTGGTTTGGAGTGGTTGGTATCTTCTCCTCCACCAGTAGAGAACTTTGAAGAGATTCCTGTAGTGATTTCTGAACCCTACGGCTACGGTAAATCTGAACCGTTAGTTGCAGAAGCCCATAGTCATCAACACTAGGGGATGCACCACAGCAGACTAACCAGACAAAAATGTCTGGTGTGTCCCCATTGAGAACATTTCAGCAGTACACAATCAAGAATTCCACCAATGGACAGCTACATTGTTTCAGATGAGTTGCAACAACCTGTGCATCATGCAGGTGGCGAACATGGCCACGACGAAGAAGGCAATAAAATGTTTGGTTTTATTGTGTTTCTATTGTCTGAAAGTGTAATTTTCTTAAGCTTTTTCGCTGGCTATATTGTCTACAAACTCACCAATCCTAACTGGCTACCGCCTGGTATTTCTGGTTTAGAAGTTAAAGAACCGGCAATTAATACTGTGGTACTGGTTGCTAGTAGTTTTGTGATTTATTTGGCAGAAGCCGCTCTCAAACGCCAAGATTTACGATTATTCCGCATCTTCTTGCTCACAACAATGGTTATGGGTGGCTACTTTTTGGTAGGACAGGCCATTGAATGGAGCAACCTAGAATTTGGTTTTACTTCTGGCACTTTTGGCGGGATGTTCTACCTGTTAACAGGTTTCCACGGTTTACACGTTTTTACCGGGATCTTATTACAGCTGATTGTGCTGTTGCGATCGTTTATTCCTGGCAATTACGATACAGGTCACTTCGGCGTAAATGCAACTTCTTTATTTTGGCACTTCGTCGATGTTATCTGGATTGTTTTGTTTATCATGCTCTACATCTGGCAGTAAATCTGCTATTTATTAATAAGGGAATGTAGCTTTCACATTCCCTTATTTTTATCTTTATTAAGCATATAAAAATAATTGCTGATACTTTTTTAGAGGTTGTTTGAAAAGGGATTAGCTGTGATTTTAAAGACTTATTAATCCCCCCTACCCCCAAGGCAAAAGCATCTAAATATAATACATAAATACTAAGCAATGGATAAAGGCAGGGATATCTAACGGCAAGGTTAAATCTATATCGGTGGTAGGAAGGATAAGTAGCAAGACACATATGACTTGAAAGTGCGATCGCCTCTATTATTCTTTAAGCGACTTGAAAATTCTCTGCTTCTTCCATCGGCTCATAACCATGAGCTAACTGCTCAATGGCTCTATCAATCAAGTCTAAACCTTGCTGAACTGTTTCTATGACGCTTAATTGTCCACGCAATTCCGCCGCACCGACGAAGCCTTTAGCGTACCAAGTCATGTGCTTACGAGCTTGACGTACACCGCGATCGCCTTTATATTCCCATAAAGCTTGTAAATGATCTCTAGCGCATTCCAAACGTTGAATTGGGGTTGGTGCTGGTAATATCTCCCCAGTTTTCAGGAAATGGTCAATTTCTCCTACTAAAAACGGATAGCCTAAAGTACCACGAGAACACATCACACCATCTGCGCCAGTTTGCTCTAAGCATTTCACAGCCGCTTCCACTGAGAATATATCCCCATTGCCAATCACTGGAATGGAAAGTATTTCTTTAACACGGGCTATCCATTCCCAACGCGCATTGCCATTATATCCTTGTGCGCGGGTACGTCCATGTACAGTAATCATTTGCGCCCCGGCATCTTCCATGCGTTTGGCAAAGTCGAGAATGATGATTTCTTTGTCATTCCAGCCAATCCGGGTTTTAACTGTTACTGGTACATCAACAGCTTTCACAACTTCCCGAACAATCGCCTCTGCGACTTCCGGCTGTCTTAATAGGGAAGAACCACCGCCATTTTTAGTAATTTTATTTACTGGACACCCCATATTAATATCAACTGTATCCGCACCTTCTGCCACTGCTTTCACGGCTGCTTCGGCGAGGAAATCGGGGCGACAGTCAAATAACTGAATGCTGATTGGGCGTTCGTTGGGGTCTACCTCCATAATTTTA carries:
- a CDS encoding glycosyltransferase produces the protein MRKLYFLVPGTGGKFACGGLWAELKAFKLAQQVCHADVVTYKQRETDKSFLDDLLQKPNLDDAIFVISWGFDIAKLAVKLQSYNVVYHAHSAGYKFHLPASIPIITVSRNTMGYWGQKSPNSLIYYLPNEISPDFRNLHLERDIDVLVQARKSSDYLLKQLIPALQQRCKVEVVNSYVEDLPGLFNRAKVYLYDSAEYWAQQNVSEGFGLQPMEAMACGCQVFSSVNGGLSDYLDPGFNCYKIAGYSQEYDVQRILKVIDSTISPSLSEDFFAEYRSENIIKRLGIILAELNEFFDHKQHHPGNISSLTRGRLLQLFIQKINSKFRKKYFQGL
- a CDS encoding FMN-dependent NADH-azoreductase gives rise to the protein MANILHIDTSPRGERSISRALSYEFITTWKDTHPGDIVTYRDLGHNPVPHVDESWIAAAFSPPDARTPELNEVIKLSDNLIDEFLAADRYVFGVPMYNLNIPSTFKAYIDQIVRVGRTFTVDENGYKGLVDSNKKVLIITSRGGAFSPGTPAAAYDYQEPYLRAILGFIGLTDITFIHAENLNMGDDARQKSLTAAKEAIAQAVANW
- a CDS encoding winged helix-turn-helix transcriptional regulator; the protein is MKAEAEKDDRLTCEVETTLKVIGGRWKVLIIRALMSGVQRFGELQRALPGITQKMLTQQLRELEEDGIIHRQVYAQIPPKVEYSLTPLGESLQPILYAMHEWAVKHFYQNRE
- a CDS encoding salt stress protein, Slr1339 family gives rise to the protein MDAIDKLLAQIKTEYDNKQPQPQQPQPNVVKPSSSPVSKSASSIDNLLSQVQADFVAQDAAEELRKQQEIEQQRIRQEQIKAKQREALTKQAQDWLAKLDSFSPEGLWFERFAESYTSKLEAAIEYLQTNQTN
- a CDS encoding vWA domain-containing protein produces the protein MLENRDYTLIIDKSGSMATPDQKGGRNRWVTAQESTLALASKCEQFDPDGITVYVFSGRFKRYENVTAAKVSQIFLENDPSGTTDLAAVLKHATDDYFQRKASGQNKPNGETILVVTDGEPDDRKAVMKVIIEASRRMDRDEELAISFIQVGKDPQAMRFLKVLDDELQSAGAKFDICDTITMEDMEDFSLSEVLLNAIND
- a CDS encoding vWA domain-containing protein — its product is MMSDRDYTLIIDKSGSMSTPDQVGGRSRWEIAQESTLALARKCEQFDPDGITVYVFSGRFKRYDDVTSAKVAQIFLENDPAGTTNLAGVLQDAVNNYFQRKASGKTKPNGETILVITDGEPDDRKAVFEVIIQATRQMDRDEELGISMIQVGSDPQATKFLKALDDQLQGVGAKFDICDTITLNDLEDMSLTDVLMNAVTD
- a CDS encoding DUF2231 domain-containing protein, translating into MLDYLTSLNDHNLPYPDTIHPIVVHFVIAMVLFAFVCDLIGYFTGKTRLFEVGWWNMFVATIAIFVAIIFGQFEAGLSKPYEVAKSVLNLHTLIGWSLSGIIAAITAWRYVIRARNPQKLPFHYLGVGLILVAIVGLQVYLGDELVWVYGLHTVPVVEAVKDGILP
- a CDS encoding DUF2231 domain-containing protein, translating into MNSELIEQLNVQLGANGLPYTIPIHPNLVHLTLGLFIIGITFDIVGVLFPFQQWVFKFLGITVERDNLFDVGWYNMVASTVITFFTVGAGFYEMFLATPTPDIKSAWGLQAMQTMLWHGVGGVFLLGLIAVMTLWRAWQRYVWSIDEDRQVQWSYLLAGIAIMFIMYIHGTLGAQLAAEFGVHNTADSLLRLGEDLNNVLK
- a CDS encoding cytochrome c oxidase subunit II, which produces MKFGKVLGVLTLVVGAIAISATSMWVGKQAYSWLPPQAAAESHLIDDLFSFLVTLGAFIFLGVTAVLMYSLLFHRAEKDDWSDGPHIEGNITLEVVWTAIPILLVFWIAGYSYQIYEQMGIQGPATLVHLHNPMGMESAYAATEDETEAVVAAPTEKIDVIAKQWSWVFHYPEKDVTSTELHLPSDRRVQLALRSEDVLHGFYIPAFRLKQDIVPNHTIDFEFTPIRQGQYRLTDSQYSGTYFATMEANVVVESPEEYHKWLTTASSHIPIPAYNQAAAEYHQKATQSVKTGWETVAPAAAPVVNYPG
- the ctaD gene encoding cytochrome c oxidase subunit I, with product MTNIPIERLNLPLEKPHHPSPGGWKEYFSFSTDHKVIGIQYLVTSFIFFLVGGIFAMILRGELITPEADLIDRTVYNGMFTMHGTVMLFLWTFPSLVGLANYLVPLMIGARDMAFPRLNAAAFWMVPVVGILLMASFFVPGGPAQAGWWAYPPVSLQNPTGRLINGQVIWLLAVAISGVSSIMGAVNFVTTIVKMRAPGMGFFRMPLFVWAVFSAQIIQLFGLPALTAGAVMLLLDLTVGTGFFNPSNGGNPVMFQHYFWFYSHPAVYVIILPIFGVFSEIFPVYARKPLFGYKVVALSSMLIAVVSAIVWVHHMYVSGTPAWMRMIFMMTTMLVSVPTGIKVFAWVATIWGGKIRLTTPMLFALGGLILFVFAGIVGIMLSSVPVDVHVNNTYFVVGHFHYVLYGTVTMGMYAAIYHWFPKMTGRMYSEGWGKVHFWLAFIGTNLNFFPMHPLGLQGMLRRVASYAPEYEGWNIVASLGAFLLGMSTLPFIFNMLVSWMQGEKAPDNPWRAIGLEWLVSSPPPVENFEEIPVVISEPYGYGKSEPLVAEAHSHQH
- a CDS encoding cytochrome c oxidase subunit 3 translates to MDSYIVSDELQQPVHHAGGEHGHDEEGNKMFGFIVFLLSESVIFLSFFAGYIVYKLTNPNWLPPGISGLEVKEPAINTVVLVASSFVIYLAEAALKRQDLRLFRIFLLTTMVMGGYFLVGQAIEWSNLEFGFTSGTFGGMFYLLTGFHGLHVFTGILLQLIVLLRSFIPGNYDTGHFGVNATSLFWHFVDVIWIVLFIMLYIWQ
- the dusB gene encoding tRNA dihydrouridine synthase DusB, translated to MLTLSPSLKARLSQPLKIGSFAVKSRVLQSPLSGVTDMVFRRLVRRYAPDSMMYTEMVNATGLHYVKQLPKIMEVDPNERPISIQLFDCRPDFLAEAAVKAVAEGADTVDINMGCPVNKITKNGGGSSLLRQPEVAEAIVREVVKAVDVPVTVKTRIGWNDKEIIILDFAKRMEDAGAQMITVHGRTRAQGYNGNARWEWIARVKEILSIPVIGNGDIFSVEAAVKCLEQTGADGVMCSRGTLGYPFLVGEIDHFLKTGEILPAPTPIQRLECARDHLQALWEYKGDRGVRQARKHMTWYAKGFVGAAELRGQLSVIETVQQGLDLIDRAIEQLAHGYEPMEEAENFQVA